The Sulfurimonas sp. HSL3-2 genome segment AAGTAATGCGATAGGTACTATGACCATCAGTATATTTGAAAAATAGTAGGCGTTCTGCGATTCAAAGATCGTTTCGTACTTAAAGTTCATCCCGAAATATCCGGTTAAAAACGAAAGAGGGATGAAGATAGTAGCGATAATGGAGAGTGTTTTCATGATCTCGTTCATACGGTTGCTCAGTGTCGAAAGGTAGATATCTAAAAAGCCAGACACACTGTCTCTGTACCCCTCTATAATATCTATGATGTTTATAACATGGTCATAAGTGTCTTTAAAATAGATATGATGCTGCTGTTTCACACTGTCGGAGATCAGAAGTGTGTTTAACAGTTCACGCATCGGCCATACAGATTTTTTAAGTTCTACAAGAGTGCGTTTTAGATCATGAACATTTTGTATGCTCTGTTTTGTCGGATTATTGAGTATTTCATCTTCGATATCTTCTATTTTCTCGCCTATCTTTTCCAACACAATAAAATACTGGTCTACAAGATAATCTATAAGCGCGAAAAAGAGATACTCATTTCCCTCTCGTCTCATCCTAGAATCTTTTTTTGCGATCCTTTTTTTGATTATCTCAAATCTTTGGGGAGAGTCATCGGCAAAGGTTATTAAAAAACCGTCTTTTAAGACAAATGATATCTGAGAGAACTTCAGTTCATCCTCGACATACTCGATATACTTGAGGATCACGAATATATAGTTTTCAAACTCCTCGATCTTCGGTCTGTGTGCTACTGAGAGGATATCCTCTACGACCAGCGGATGGATATTAAAACTTCCGCATAATTTCGCAATGCTTTCCTGATCGCTTATAGGCTCGATATGTACCCAAGTCGGTATCTTTTTTTCAGATGAATTGAGAAGCGTTTCTATGCAGTCAAAACTGTCGCACTCCTGCGTATTTACATCATCTAGATCATATTTTATTATCGTGATCTCCGGATTTTTAACCTCTACATCACCTGTGTAGATGGCAGTACCGGGAGAGAGTCCTACTTTTTCTGTCATTTTAATATCCATATTGTGTAGTTACGAATATTGTAGCGAAGATATTATTAATATTTATTGGAAGTTTTGAAGTGGTTACATGTAAGGATCAGACCTTACATGTAAAGGTCTTATAGACCTGCAGATTCTACGATTTTTGCTTGATGATCGGCAATTAGCGGGTCGATGACCTCATCTAAAAGACCACCTGTCATGATCTCGTTTAGTCTGTAAAGAGTCAAAGTAATACGGTGATCAGAGATACGGTTTTGAGGATAGTTATATGTACGGATACGTCCGCTTCTATCTCCAGTACCAACCTGCATCGCACGAGCTTGACTGTCTTTTGCTTGAAGTTCCTGCATCTGCATATCATATAGACGTGCTTTAAGGACTTTCATCGCTTTTTCTTTGTTCTTATGTTGAGACTTTTGGTCCTGATTCGTTACGACTATACCTGTCGGTATATGCGTGATACGTACAGCAGAGTCGGTAGTGTTGACACTCTGTCCGCCACATCCGCTTGAACGCATAACATCGATCTTAAGATCATTCTCATTGATCTGAACCTCGACGTCATCGACCTCAGCCATAACTGCAACAGTGATCGCAGACGTATGAACACGTCCTTGAGACTCAGTTGCGGGAACACGTTGAACACGGTGAGTACCGCCTTCAAATTTCAATCTGCTATAGACCTGCTCACCCTTAATAAGAGCGATAACCTCTTTATACCCGCCCGATTCAGATGGTGAAGAACTCATAAGTTCCACTTTCCATCCGCGGTTTTCGGCATAACGAAGATACGCATCAAAAAGATCTCCGACAAAGATGGCAGCTTCATCACCGCCTGCTCCTGCACGAAGTTCTATGATGGTATTTCTATCATCATTCGGATCTTTCGGTAAAAGAAGAAGTTTTATCTCCTCTTCAAGCTCATCGACACGAGGCTCAAGTTCACGAAGTTCCTCTTTCGCCATATCAGACATCTCCGGATCGCTAAGCATCGCTTTTGCATCGCTTATCTGCGCAAGTACATCTTTATATTCATTTGCTTTTTCAACGATATCTGAAAGTGAAGATTGTTCTTTGGAGAGTTCTGTCATCCTTTTGATGTCAGAGGTTATGTCAGGTGAACTAAGCAATCTGCCTAGTTCATTATAACGATTGATAAACGGATTTAGTTTATCTGATAGCATTTAAACCCTAATTATATAGCGTTTACAGCTCTATGTAGACGACTTACTTTTCTTGCAGCAGTCTCTTTTTTCAAGATACCTTTGCTTACGAATGTGTGAAGTTGTTTATTTGCAACTTTGAAAGCAGCTTCTGCTTCTGTTTTATTTCCTGCATCGATTGCAGAACGAACATCTTTAACGATGTTTTTTAGACGTGTACGGTAGAAACGATTACGCTCAGTACGAACGATAGTTTGGCGGATACGTTTCAAAGATGACTTATGATTTGCCATATAATGAGTCCTTCTCATAAAATTTAGTGTCGAATACTACCTTAAATATATTTAAAATTAAGTTAAAGCTAAAGGAAACTACACTTTTTAATCTAATATGCTAAAATATGGCACTAAAAACAGAGGATTATTATATGAGACTTTTTGGAACTGACGGTGTACGCGGACAAGCTGGGAGTTTTTTGACTGCTTCACTTGCTATGAGAGTGGCTCAAGCTGCCGGCGTTTACTTTAAAAAACAGGCTAGAACAAAACGCATACTTGTCGGAAAAGACACAAGAAGAAGCGGCTATATGATAGAAAATGCGATAGTCAGCGGTCTTACTTCAGTCGGTTACGACGTCATCCAAATCGGGCCTATGCCTACTCCTGCCATCGCATTTTTAACAGAAAATATGAGATGTGATGCGGGTATCATGATCAGTGCTTCACATAATCCTTATGATGATAACGGTATAAAGTTTTTCGACAAACACGGAGATAAACTCTCTAAAGAGGTGGAACAAGAGATAGAAGCTATCTATTTTGACGACTCAAAAGTAGAAGAAGCTTGTGTCATCGGAAAGAACATCGGTCAGGCCAAACGTATAGACGACGTTATAGGCCGCTATATCATTCAACTCAAGAACTCTTTTCCTACCGAACTGACACTACAGGATATGAGGATCGTACTAGACACTGCAAACGGAGCAGGATATAAAGTAGGTCCGACAGTACTCGAAGAACTCGGTGCAGAAGTGATAGTACTGCATGATAAACCGGATGGTTTTAACATCAACGAAGGATGTGGAGCACTGCATACAAAAGATCTGTGTGCAGCCGTGAAAAAGTATAGAGCAGACCTTGGGATCGCACTTGACGGTGATGCAGACAGAGTCGTGATCGTAGATGAGAACGGCGAAGTAGTCGACGGTGACCAGATTCTTGGAGCGTTAGGTCTTTATCTACATCAACACAAAAGATTAAAAGGTGACGGGATCGTTGCAACTGTAATGAGCAACCAGGCACTTGAAGATGCTCTTAATCAAGAGGGACTTAAACTGTACAGAAGCGATGTCGGGGACAAGAACGTCTTAGATATCATGAACAAAAACGGGATAAATTTCGGAGGTGAACAAAGCGGGCATATTATCATCCATGATTATGCAAAAACAGGTGACGGGCTTGTAAGTGCCCTGCAGGTCTTAGCACTTATCATCTCAAGAAAGGCTCCGGCTTCTGCGGTTTTACGTCCATTTGCACTTTATCCTCAGGAACTTGTAAACATCAATATAAAAAACAAAAAACCGCTTGAAGAGATAGAGGGACTTGCCGAACTGTTAAACGAAGTCGAAAAACAGCATATCCGTCATCTGATCAGATACTCTGGAACCGAAAACAAACTTCGCATCCTGCTTGAAGCAAAAGATGAGAAGAAGATGAACAGCGCTATGAAAAAGATAGTAGATCATTTAAGTTCAAAGCTCAATGCCTAAGCCGTTATATAAATTAGTATTGCCTCTTCTTCTTTCTATTATAGGTATATTTATGATCGATCAGGGGATAAAA includes the following:
- the corA gene encoding magnesium/cobalt transporter CorA translates to MTEKVGLSPGTAIYTGDVEVKNPEITIIKYDLDDVNTQECDSFDCIETLLNSSEKKIPTWVHIEPISDQESIAKLCGSFNIHPLVVEDILSVAHRPKIEEFENYIFVILKYIEYVEDELKFSQISFVLKDGFLITFADDSPQRFEIIKKRIAKKDSRMRREGNEYLFFALIDYLVDQYFIVLEKIGEKIEDIEDEILNNPTKQSIQNVHDLKRTLVELKKSVWPMRELLNTLLISDSVKQQHHIYFKDTYDHVINIIDIIEGYRDSVSGFLDIYLSTLSNRMNEIMKTLSIIATIFIPLSFLTGYFGMNFKYETIFESQNAYYFSNILMVIVPIALLAYFKMRRWF
- the prfA gene encoding peptide chain release factor 1; the encoded protein is MLSDKLNPFINRYNELGRLLSSPDITSDIKRMTELSKEQSSLSDIVEKANEYKDVLAQISDAKAMLSDPEMSDMAKEELRELEPRVDELEEEIKLLLLPKDPNDDRNTIIELRAGAGGDEAAIFVGDLFDAYLRYAENRGWKVELMSSSPSESGGYKEVIALIKGEQVYSRLKFEGGTHRVQRVPATESQGRVHTSAITVAVMAEVDDVEVQINENDLKIDVMRSSGCGGQSVNTTDSAVRITHIPTGIVVTNQDQKSQHKNKEKAMKVLKARLYDMQMQELQAKDSQARAMQVGTGDRSGRIRTYNYPQNRISDHRITLTLYRLNEIMTGGLLDEVIDPLIADHQAKIVESAGL
- the rpsT gene encoding 30S ribosomal protein S20 yields the protein MANHKSSLKRIRQTIVRTERNRFYRTRLKNIVKDVRSAIDAGNKTEAEAAFKVANKQLHTFVSKGILKKETAARKVSRLHRAVNAI
- the glmM gene encoding phosphoglucosamine mutase, coding for MRLFGTDGVRGQAGSFLTASLAMRVAQAAGVYFKKQARTKRILVGKDTRRSGYMIENAIVSGLTSVGYDVIQIGPMPTPAIAFLTENMRCDAGIMISASHNPYDDNGIKFFDKHGDKLSKEVEQEIEAIYFDDSKVEEACVIGKNIGQAKRIDDVIGRYIIQLKNSFPTELTLQDMRIVLDTANGAGYKVGPTVLEELGAEVIVLHDKPDGFNINEGCGALHTKDLCAAVKKYRADLGIALDGDADRVVIVDENGEVVDGDQILGALGLYLHQHKRLKGDGIVATVMSNQALEDALNQEGLKLYRSDVGDKNVLDIMNKNGINFGGEQSGHIIIHDYAKTGDGLVSALQVLALIISRKAPASAVLRPFALYPQELVNINIKNKKPLEEIEGLAELLNEVEKQHIRHLIRYSGTENKLRILLEAKDEKKMNSAMKKIVDHLSSKLNA